In Malus sylvestris chromosome 16, drMalSylv7.2, whole genome shotgun sequence, the following are encoded in one genomic region:
- the LOC126609304 gene encoding uncharacterized protein LOC126609304, which yields MELMQFLADHNEKVRKFVFENASKNLKHTSSDIQKGLVHACAIETINAIAKDMQAFVFVAKENDDVANFFNNASSLVNLIGSSCKRRYAFREKQQEQIKKALDLGNLEMDKGLNQESNLMHPCDTRWNSHYGTIVSIVVKFEAVVEVVEWIKGDCNQDNLDEATSGICKQRLQFLRDDDFKDLFHDVQKFCEEHDIIVPNIEDLFSVPEKSRRETPKITNFHYYCVDLYFQVLDMQLKELNDHFNEMHSGFSSLRGISDLAKELVKTGRCESYMLVYKLLTLTLVLPVETASVERAFSAMKIVKTPLSNK from the exons ATGGAGCTTATGCAATTTCTTGCTGATCATAATGAGAAAGTTAGGAAGTTTGTGTTTGAGAATGCTTCCAAGAATCTCAAACATACTTCTTCCGATATTCAAAAGGGTCTTGTCCATGCTTGTGCTATTGAAACTATTAATGCAATTGCTAAAGATATGCaag CTTTTGTATTCGTGGCAAAGGAAAATGATGATGTTGCCAATTTCTTCAACAATGCTAGTAGTTTGGTGAATCTTATTGGATCATCGTGTAAGCGTCGTTATGCATTTAGAGAGaaacaacaagaacaaattaagaaagctcTTGATCTTGGTAATCTTGAAATGGATAAAGGGTTAAATCAAGAGAGCAATCTCATGCATCCTTGTGATACACGGTGGAACTCACATTATGGTACTATAGTTAGTATTGTTGTAAAGTTTGAAGCTGTGGTGGAGGTGGTTGAATGGATTAAAGGTGATTGCAACCAAGATAATCTCGATGAAGCTACTAG TGGAATATGCAAGCAAAGACTACAATTCTTGAGAGATGATGACTTCAAGGACTTGTTTCATGATGTACAAAAGTTTTGTGAGGAGCATGATATTATTGTTCCTAACATAGAGGATTTGTTTTCTGTACCCGAAAAATCAAGGCGTGAAActccaaaaatcacaaacttcCATTACTATTGTGTGGATCtctattttcaagtccttgATATGCAACTAAAGGAATTGAATGATCACTTCAATGAG ATGCATAGTGGGTTTTCATCATTGAGAGGAATTAGTGATCTTGCAAAAGAGTTGGTAAAGACCGGGAGGTGTGAAAGCTATATGTTAGTGTATAAGCTTCTTACATTGACTTTGGTGTTACCGGTTGAAACCGCTTCAGTGGAGAGagctttttctgctatgaagattgtgaaaacaccattAAGCAACAAATGA